A stretch of Halomonas elongata DSM 2581 DNA encodes these proteins:
- a CDS encoding VOC family protein has protein sequence MTRMIFVNLPVTDLGASMAFYQALGFENNPTFTDETAACMVWSETISVMLLTHDKWRTFTSRPIPPATSSEVMLAISCESREAVDDMNEAAAANGGTADINPLQDLGFMYNRNLADPDGHVWEAMWMDMAAMPTDT, from the coding sequence ATGACCAGGATGATTTTCGTGAATCTGCCCGTTACCGACCTCGGCGCCTCGATGGCGTTCTATCAGGCCCTCGGTTTCGAGAATAACCCGACGTTCACCGATGAAACGGCGGCCTGCATGGTCTGGAGCGAGACGATCAGCGTCATGCTGCTCACCCACGACAAGTGGCGGACCTTCACCAGCCGTCCGATACCGCCGGCCACCTCCAGTGAGGTGATGCTCGCCATCTCATGCGAGAGTCGGGAAGCCGTCGATGACATGAACGAGGCGGCCGCCGCCAATGGCGGCACGGCGGACATCAATCCTCTTCAGGATCTCGGCTTCATGTATAACCGCAACCTCGCGGATCCGGATGGACACGTCTGGGAGGCGATGTGGATGGACATGGCGGCGATGCCGACCGACACCTGA
- the arfB gene encoding alternative ribosome rescue aminoacyl-tRNA hydrolase ArfB has product MLRISNTVELTDQEIEITQIRAQGAGGQNVNKVASAVHLRFDIPGSSLPPFYKERLMALSDRRISKEGVIIIKAQNHRTLELNKEDALGRLRELIQGAVQQRKTRKATRPTRGSQRRRVDKKVQKGKTKALRGKIKP; this is encoded by the coding sequence ATGCTGCGTATTTCCAATACCGTGGAACTGACCGATCAGGAGATCGAAATCACCCAGATTCGCGCCCAGGGCGCGGGTGGGCAGAACGTCAACAAGGTCGCCTCGGCGGTGCACCTGCGCTTCGACATACCCGGCTCGAGCCTGCCTCCCTTCTACAAGGAACGCCTGATGGCGCTGTCGGATCGGCGCATCAGCAAGGAAGGGGTCATCATCATCAAGGCCCAGAATCACCGTACGCTGGAGCTTAACAAGGAAGATGCCCTGGGACGGCTGCGCGAACTGATCCAGGGCGCCGTTCAACAACGCAAGACCCGCAAGGCAACCCGGCCGACCCGGGGCTCCCAACGCCGCCGGGTCGACAAGAAGGTTCAGAAAGGCAAGACCAAGGCCCTGCGAGGCAAGATCAAGCCCTGA
- a CDS encoding DUF3820 family protein, whose translation MNPEDLERLVSLRMPFGKYEGTLIADLPGPYLNWFAREGFPSGEIGRLLHLMHEIDHNGLGGLLDPLRSTSQA comes from the coding sequence GTGAATCCCGAAGATCTGGAACGACTGGTAAGCCTGCGGATGCCTTTCGGCAAGTACGAAGGGACCCTGATCGCCGACCTTCCCGGCCCTTACCTCAACTGGTTCGCCAGGGAGGGCTTTCCGAGCGGCGAGATCGGCCGGCTGCTGCACCTGATGCATGAAATCGACCATAACGGTCTGGGCGGGTTGCTCGACCCACTGCGATCCACGTCGCAGGCGTGA
- a CDS encoding LysR family transcriptional regulator, which produces MARPHLPLNALRAFEAAARHASFTQAANELNVTQAAVSHQVKLLESRLDVALFKRLPRGLLITPEGEALLPVMQDSFDRMAEMLERLETGRVRDILMVGAVGTFAVGWLLPHLPDFQARHPLIEIRLSTHNNRADIAAEGLDYAVRFGDGGWHGTEAMPLFEAPLSPLCIPRIAESLHEPSDLMHHTLLRSYREHEWTSWFEAAGVHATPPLAQGIVFDSSLAMMDAALQGAGVALCPPRMFTRQLASGAIRQPFDLHTSMGGYWLTRLKSRPVTPAMHAFETWLGEASTPHRAMDTGHFPEHRPLP; this is translated from the coding sequence ATGGCCAGACCCCATCTCCCCCTCAATGCCCTGCGTGCCTTCGAGGCCGCTGCGCGACATGCAAGCTTCACTCAGGCAGCCAACGAACTGAACGTCACCCAGGCGGCCGTCAGCCATCAGGTCAAGCTGCTCGAGAGCAGACTCGACGTGGCACTGTTCAAGCGCCTGCCACGGGGGCTGCTGATCACGCCGGAAGGTGAGGCTCTGCTGCCCGTCATGCAGGATTCCTTCGATCGCATGGCCGAGATGCTGGAACGCCTGGAGACGGGGCGGGTCCGCGACATCCTGATGGTCGGCGCGGTGGGAACCTTCGCCGTGGGCTGGCTCTTGCCCCACCTGCCGGACTTTCAAGCGCGCCATCCACTCATCGAGATACGCCTGTCGACCCACAACAATCGAGCCGACATCGCCGCCGAAGGGCTGGATTATGCGGTACGCTTCGGCGATGGCGGCTGGCATGGCACCGAGGCGATGCCGCTCTTCGAGGCACCGCTTTCGCCCCTGTGCATCCCGCGCATCGCCGAATCGCTGCACGAGCCGAGCGACTTGATGCATCACACCCTGCTGCGTTCCTATCGCGAGCACGAATGGACAAGCTGGTTCGAAGCCGCCGGCGTGCATGCCACACCACCTCTCGCCCAGGGCATCGTCTTCGATTCCTCGCTGGCAATGATGGACGCCGCCCTGCAGGGGGCCGGGGTGGCGCTCTGCCCGCCCCGGATGTTCACTCGACAACTGGCCAGCGGCGCCATCCGCCAGCCCTTCGACCTGCACACTTCCATGGGCGGCTACTGGCTGACGCGCTTGAAGTCGCGCCCCGTCACACCGGCCATGCACGCCTTCGAGACCTGGCTCGGCGAGGCCTCGACACCACACCGGGCCATGGATACCGGCCATTTCCCTGAACACCGGCCATTGCCGTAA